The Moorena producens PAL-8-15-08-1 genomic interval TCCGGGAAATTAAATTGCCGTAGGTTTTTCTTTATTCCATTGATTAATGCAGCATAAGATGTTGCTTCATTAGTTTTTAAAGAGGTTGGGTTAACTAAATGTTGAACCACTGATTCAAACTTTTCCCGAGGGGTTAAAGTTTTTTCACCCATTGATTAGGTCTCCTATGGCGACATTTAACACCACCTCCTGTTTGTCCTTGTTGAGAATGCATTTTCGCTAGTGGTAAAGATGCAGTGATTTAGCTACAGTGTAGTCAATGTCGGGGGTTCTTTCTACGGTTGTCTACTTGTGTTCCACCACCAGGGTAAGTTGTGATGGATAAGCACCTACACAAAATTAATTACCTACTCGTAATCTCTGTAATCTTTACATTGTAAGACTTTGATTTTTGTAAAATGTGTAATTAATTTTGTGTTCCTGCTTAGTTGGCGTTGCTTAATCAAGGAATTAATGCGTGATTTTTTTTAGAGTGTCCGAAACCTACCCCATTTTTTGTAAAATATGAGAGTTTTTTAAACTCCAAAATTGGTCACAATTATACCCAATATTAGGAACGCCGCGTAGTTTCCTTGAGTTCTGTACTTTTCCTCTATGGTACGGTAATTTTTGGTGAATAGTTTACTTTTTCCATGGTACAGTATCTCCTATTTTAGGATTTGTTTTGCAAGTAAAAGGTAGCAAGCGCTATTTACTACTTGAAGAGAGGAACTATTTTTTATGCGTAGCAGATCTGCTACGCAAATCATCAGATTGCCTCTTCTATATATATGTGCAGAACTGTCAGAAAGTGTGACACCCTATCGGGAAAATATCTAAAAAAAAGAGGGTGGTTAAATTTTGAATAGTAGCACCTCTAGAGGAATGAGCCAGTCAATGTCACAGAATCCTTGAAAAGGCACATTAATATATAGCCTGGCGATCAGACTCTAAAGCTGCTAGTAGGCGGTGAAAGAACATGCCTACTAATTTTGCCCAAAACTTCTTTGGGGTAGGAATTCTACTCTGAGTCAAAACCTGCTGGATAGTTTGTAGCGTCTAGACAGGCACTCAAGAGAAAATCGTGGCTATTCCAACAGTCGTCTCTAAGTGTTCAATCACTATGTTAAAGAATCAACAGAAAAAACCAAGTAAGTACAACTTCCCAGTTTGGCAAATTTCCTTACCGCTCTGTGGAGTCCTGATCTTTGTTATAGGAGCTATCACCACAATCTATATGATCAACGGTCGCTACCTTTTTCACCTAAAGGCTACTCCCGAGGGACTCGAAATAATAACTGATGTAGACAAAAGGGAGATCAAAGAGAAATTATAGCGCTACGCGCAAGGCAAGAGGCAAGAGGCAAAAGGCAAAAGTTGATTACAACAGCTTTTGGTGCTTGTATCAATGTCCTTGCGTAGTGCTATAAATTACCACAATCAACCAATAGACCTCGCTACTTTTGCCGTGAGGTCTATTCAATAGGAGGAAGGTAGTGTTGAGGGTGTGGCAGTTACCTCACCGAATTGAAAACTATAGCGCTTACTAGCATAATGAGGTACACAGGATTTTTTCCATCTTGCCTCTTGCCTATTGCCTCTTGCCTATTCTATTTTAACTATTCCCTGTTCCCTGTTCCCTGTTCCCTAAAACCCATAAAGTTGTACCTCATCAGGAAAGATAATTGCTATATTAACGACCAATACTCACAATCCAGGTACCGACATAAGTGGGTAGTGGAATATCACCAGCAGCTAAGACATAACAAACGAAGTAATAAGTACCCCCATCAGGGTTTTTGACATTGGAAAATACTAATTCCACATTTTCATTGGCTGGAACTGGCTCTTCCATGTAAATCTGAACGCTATAATTCTCTTTGTCCCAGACTACTTCAGAGACCGGGAGGGATTTACCGTCAACGCGCACTTCAATTTTGTCCACGTCGAACTTACCATCGTAGTAATCTGGATAAGAAATAGAAAACTGAGCGACTCCCAATTCCAGTTTCTTCTTGGGAATTCTCAAGCGGTAACGATCCCAGTAATTGGGGGCACCGTTAAAATCTAGGTGGTATCTCAGGATATTTTCCCGCTTAACACCACTCCAGAGTACCAATCCGGGATTACTCTGGGCTAAGCTCCGAACCGATAGCCCGGTCAAGACACAACCAGCTAATGCGATCGCGGAAATCAGACGTTTGATGGAAGATTGTGTGGATAGCATAAATCTAATGCTGCTGACTTGAGCTAACAATTAACAGTTATTTGTTTTTTTTACTGTACTACTTATATATATATACGCAAAAAAAATATATATATATACGCAATATATCCCTAATACGTAAGCATTCAGCGGTCAGCGGTCAGCGGTCACTGGTCAGTGGTCAGCGGTCAGCGGTCAGCTTATTTTATTCAAAAGCTGTTCGGTGTAGCTTGGCCACAGGCCCACAGCTGATAGCTGATAGCACCTCAAGTAGCGTGCGCGTAGCGCTAATCGCTGATAGCTGATAGCTTACCCTAATACCAATTTCAAACCCTATCGCTACACCTTAATCACTCACTACACCCCATCACCCCATCACCTATAAATCGATCTGACTAGTAAAGATTACCTACGACAACTGAGTGCAACAGCACAATTCCTAAAACAAGTTAAAAATAATCCTCTCTTTTGGCAGATCACCATAGGATCCAAAAAGAGATCAGGTTATGGGGAAACATGTATTTGAACAGTCAGGGAAATTTATATAGAGAAATTGATGCCAGCAGTTCAAATTCAGCAAGAGGCGATGCCTGGTGTTGGATACAACGACAAGTACCATACAACGACAAGTAGCACAGATGGGAAGCCAGTGAGCTGATCACAAGTGAGTTAATCCCCCAGGCTTAAAAGCATTGGCGGTGTCAGGGAGCAAACTGATCCCGTTCTAGTTGAACTTGGGAATCCTCTAAACAGGGTGAACATCCCCCAGCAGGAAGAAGCTACCAGTTGCTAAAAACCACTCGAAATCAAAAGAAATAGAAGGATAGATTGTCAACAAGGGACAACATTTGGAAAAGAAGTTGTTACCTGATTCTATTTACTGAAAATAGTGACGGAAAACAGTTATTATTGCCAGTTTTCCTGATTCTTGTTGTACTCACCTAAGGAGTATTTCTCACCCATGACCAAAAGCTATGTTAGGAGATACGGTGGCCTTAGCCCCTGAAAGTGGCTGGTCTGGACATCCTTTGCCTGATGCCTCTAGACCCACCTTAGTGATCAACGAATTTTCCGTCGTTATTCCATTTAGACAACTGAAGGAGAGTCAATGACCCTAGCCATTCCCAAAGAGGCTGAAACGTCAGATTTACAGCCAACCAAAACTCGCATGAAGGTTGGTATCCCGAAAGAAATTTACCCAGGTGAATGCCGGGTAGCTGCTACACCGGATACAGCCAAGGTGCTCCAGAAACTTGGCTTTGATGTGCTGATTGAATCGGGAGCAGGAGAGGCAGCTAATTTTCCTGACAATGCTTACGAACAAGCAGAATGCCAAATCATTCCTGATGCAAATAGCCTTTGGTCAGAGGCAGATATTGTCTTAAAAGTGCGTCCCCCTGAGATGCATCCAACTCTAAACAAGCATGAGTCTGAGTTGCTATCGGAAAATGGCACTTTAATCAGCTTTATCTGGCCAGCCCAAAACCAAGAACTGCTGGAACAACTCTCAACCCGTAAGGCTACCGTGTTGGCTATGGATGCGGTACCCCGCATCACGAGGGCGCAAAAGATGGATGCCCTCAGTTCTATGGCCAATATTGCTGGTTACCGGGCTGTGATTGAGGCAGCCAATAACTTTGGTCGCTTCTTTACTGGGCAAATTACTGCAGCGGGGAAAGTTCCCCCAGCTAAAGTGTTGGTGATTGGTGCTGGGGTAGCTGGACTAGCTGCTATTGGTACCGCTAAAGGTCTGGGTGCTGTTGTGCGCGCCTTCGATACCCGCCCCGTGGTTAAGGAACAAGTGGAAAGCATGGGGGGAGAGTTCCTGGAACTGGACTTCAAAGAAGACGGTACGGGATCTGGGGGCTATGCCAAGGTGATGAGTAAAGAGTTCATCGAGGCGGAGATGGCATTGTTCGCTGCACAGGCTAAAGAAGTGGACATCATCATCACCACTGCCCTAATCCCTGGTAAAAAAGCGCCGCTGCTGATCACTGAGGAAATGGTAGCGAGTATGAAAGAAGGCTCAGTGGTTGTAGATATGGCAGCTGAGCAAGGGGGTAACTGTGAGGTTAGCAAAGCCAATGAGGTCTACAAATACAAAGGTGTGACCATCATTGGTTTGACTGACCTACCCAGCCGTATGGCGACTCAATCTAGCCAACTCTATGGCACCAACCTTTGTCATCTCCTCAAGGACATGGGTGGTAGTGAAAATTACCGTGTCGATATGGAGGATGAAGTGGTTCGGGGAGCCTTAGTGCTAAACGCTGGGGATGTAACCTGGCCCCCACCCAAGCGGCCCACACCGCCAGCACCTCCCAAACCGGCACCGGAACCCCAGACTGCGGTAACTAAAGAGGAGTCTGTGCCAGAGACTAAGAAATCAAAGGGTATCATGGGCTTGCTCTGGCCAGTGTTAGTGGGACTCGCCTTAGTTGGCTTGGGAATCGGAGCACCACCTTCTTTCCTCTCCCACTTCACGGTATTTATCCTGGCCTGCTTCGTAGGCTGGCAAGTGATCTGGAACGTAAAACCAGCCCTGCACACCCCCTTGATGAGTGTTACTAATGCCATTAGCGGCATCATCATCATTGGTGGAATGCTGCAAATTTCCGGCGCAGCCACCTCACCTACTACTATTCTGGGTGCGATCGCAATTTTAGTTGGAACCATCAACATCTCCGGTGGCTTCCTAGTCACCCAACGCATGCTCAAGATGTTTCAGAAATAGGTTAGCCGGTTAAAGGTTACAGGTTGAAGGTTTGAAGGTTGTTCGCGAAGCGTGGCCAAAGGCCAAGGTTTGAAGGTTTGAAGCTTTGAAGGTTTGAAGGTTGTTCGCGAAGCGTGGCCAAAGGCCAAGGTTTGAAGGTTGTTCGCGAAGCGTGGCCAAAGGCCAAGGTTTGAAGGTTGTTCGCGAACAACCTTCAACCTTCAACCAACTAACATTCAACCAACTAACCTTCAACCTTCAACCAACTAACCTTCAACCAACTAACCTTCAACCAACTAACCTTCAACCAACTAACCTTCAACCTTCAACCAACTAACCTTCAACATTCAAGTTGAACACCATAAAACTAAGGAGACTATGTCAAATAATCTGTTGACAGTTGCCTATATTGCAGCTAGTGCTTTGTTCATTCTCAGCCTGGGGGGATTATCTAACCAGGAAAGCGCCCGTAAAGGTAATATTTACGGGATTCTTGGGATGCTGATTGCCTTTGTTGCCACTGCCCTAAGTAGCAATGTAACCGCATACCTCACTCTGGGAGGGATGATTTTGCCAGGAGTGATAATTGGTGCGATCGTGGCATCTCGGGTAGCCATGACCTCCATGCCAGAACTGGTAGCAATTCTCCATAGTTTTGTCGGTCTTGCAGCTGTACTGGTGGGTATTGCCAATTACCTGCAAGGGGGGGAATCCCTAACGGGTGCAGAAGTAACTATTCACCAGTTAGAAATTTATATTGGTGTGTTCATTGCGGCAATTACCTTCACCGGTTCAGTGATAGCCTTTGGGAAACTACGAGCTATCATCAGCAGCAAACCCCTAATGTTACCAGCACGCCACGTACTCAATCTGGCTATGCTTGGGGCTGTGATCGGGCTGGGTTACCAGTTCATGACAGCAGAGGGGACGGCTGGTCTGCAACCCCTGTTGATTATGGCTGCGATCGCATCAGTGTTAGGCATCCACCTAGTAGCTGCGATTGGGGGTGCTGATATGCCAGTGGTCATCTCCATGCTCAATAGTTATTCCGGATGGGCGGCTGCTGCTGCAGGCTTTATGCTGTCCAATGACCTGTTAATTATCACTGGTGCCCTAGTAGGTAGTAGTGGTGCTATCCTCAGCTACATCATGTGTCGAGCCATGAATCGCTCCTTCTTCAGCGTGATTTTAGGAGGCTTCGGCGAAGGTGCAGGAACTACAGCTAAAGCGAAAGCTGGTGATCAGCCCGAAGGTCAAGTCACCGAGACCACAGTAGAAGATACCGTAGAGCTGCTACAAGGGGCCAAGAGTGTTATGATTGTTCCCGGTTACGGCATGGCAGTAGCTCAGGCTCAGCATCCGGTGTCCGATATTACCAAGATTTTGAGGAATGCTGGTATCAATGTTCGCTTTGGCATTCATCCAGTTGCTGGACGACTACCAGGACACATGAACGTGCTGCTAGCTGAGGCAAATGTGCCTTATGATATCGTTCTAGAAATGGATGAGATTAACGAGGACTTCCCAGAAACCGATGTAGTACTCGTGATTGGTGCTAATGATACCGTTAACCCTAGTGCCATGGAAGACCCCAGTAGCCCAATTGCTGGCATGCCAGTCTTAGAGGTTTGGAAAGCTGGTACCGTGGTGGTGATGAAACGGGGAATGTCCAGTGGCTATGCTGGTGTTGGCAATCCCTTGTTTTTCAAAGAAAACACCAATATGCTCTTCGGTGATGCTAAGACTAACGTTAGCGCTATCCTAGGGAAGCTCGTAGAATCTAGCCGGGACAGTGCAGGATCTAGCTCAGGAAAAGTCTTAGCTACATCCTCTGCAGGCTGAGTAAGGGTTAGAGGCAAATAACACCCGGATTTTGGCTCAAACCTTGACTTGATATCGAGTTTGGGGGAAGTTAGGAGTGTGGAAAGGGAATATTTTTTGGTACAAATTCCCTGCTATTCTCCCCTCCTTCTTCCTCTTCCCTATCTTCGTAAGCATTAGCTGTTGGCGTAGCCTGCGCGTAGCGCATATGCTTACATTTTATCTTTCATTTCAACAGCAAGATAACGGAAATAATTGATATGGGTTTTTCTGTAGACGTTACTAGCAGCAACTACGCCACTGAAGTTTTAGAAAAGTCTTTTGAGAAGCCTGTATTAGTAGACTTCTTTGCTACATGGTGTGGCCCCTGTCAACTGCTCAAACCAACTTTAGAGAAACTAGCTAAAGAATATGACTTTGTTTTAGCAAAAGTTGATATTGACCGCAACCAAGACTTAGCGAACAATTTTCAAATTGAGGGAGTCCCCGATGTCAGAATTGTCACCAATGGTGATATGATTCCTGGTTTTGTGGGGGTTTTACCAGAAATTCAGTTGCGGGAAATGTTGGCTAGGTTAAATCTAAAGTCTGAGTTAGACATTGGACTAGAAGAAGCTCGGGTTGCCATGGCAAGTGAGGATATACCCCGAGCCAAACACCTGTTTGAACAGCTAATTGCCAACTATCCAGAGCATCAAAATTTAGTCATTGAAGTTGCCAATTTTTTGGTTCATATTAATGAGCCAGAAGAGGCAAACACACTCTTAGACACCATTGAATGCAATGATCGAGAATACTTCCCTAGAGCTCAGGCAATCAGAGCATTGATTCAATTTAAGCAGCAGGCGAATCCTATTGGGGAAAGTGAATTAGATCAGTTATTTGCTCAGGCATCTCGGTTAGTTGTAGAGGGACACTATGAAGCAGCCCTGAAAATCTTTTTAGAAATCGTCAGTAAACATCGTAACTATAGAGATGATGGTGCAAGAAAATCCATGATTGCGGTGTTTGATGTGCTCGGTAATGACCATCCCCTGACGAAAAAGTATCAGCGGGAGTTGATGCTATCCCTATATTAGTTTTGGCTGAGAGTTGAATAGGTAAAATCGAAAATGTAAAAAAATAAATTTATTTTCAAGTAACAACTTGCCAGTAATCATTTGCCAGTAACAAGTTGCCAGTAAGAAGTTTTAACCTGATATATCAGTAGGGTAATCTGTATGAGCAGCTTCTAACTTCATCAAAATCTTCGGCTTCAGCTTTTCAAACTCTTGCTTAAGTATTCCTTTGCTCAACATTGCTTGATTAGTTGAGTTTATTGTCTTAGACGTATTCGCCCAATCGATGAATAGCTGGCGTTGGGCAGGAGCAATAGTTGAGGTCATTACATTAGCACAGTATTCTGGTTGTGATTGGGCAAAAAACAAAATACGATAATATCCAGTATCTCCCAAAAGTCTGACTATGTTCTGACCGTGATTTGTTTTGAGGTCTAAGTAGCAAGGAAGCCAACAAGCACCCTGGTAGCGATTATGCACTGCGGTAATCCATAGCACCATTGGATGAGGTACCATCACATACAAGAATTGATTGTAGCGTGTACTAACCTGACGGTTATCAATCTCTTCTTTAGTCAGCATCACCCAGAGGGTAGGAAAGGTTGTGCTAGTGGTACGAATTATCTTAGGAAAGACAATAGATGCTTTAGGCTTGTCATCGGGCCAGGAGGTTTGCCGACAAATATCATTTCCTGATACAGGAAGTATTTGTGTTGCCTTACTCAGAGGTTTCTCGGATAGTATTGTTTGAATCCGATGACCCAGATAGCGACCGCGATCATGACCTTCGTTTAATGAATCCAATGCTCGTAGGATAATCCCGACATTTTGAGGACGATCAGATACCTCTTTCGCTATACAGGTCATGATTAGGTTCTCTAGGGACTTCGGCAGCTTTAGTTTGGGGTTAATCGATCCAAAAGATTTAGGTGGGCTGAAGTGATGAGCTTTGTACCAACTACCAAAGGAATGATCTTCTGGAAGAATGGGCATGTGACCAGTTAACATCTCAAACATCATCACCCCTAGACTATAGATATCAGAGCGTTTATCCAGTTCCTTTCCCTCCATTTGTTCTGGTGAACAATAGGCTAGGGTACCCATAAAAGAATGGGTTTGAGAACCATCAAACTGAAGAAGCTTAGCAATGCCAAAGTCAAGGATTTTGATCAGTTCACCGAAGGAGGAATCTTCGACAACGAGAATGTTACTGGGTTTAATATCACGATGCACAATTGGAGTGAGTGTGCCTTTAAATACAATGCCTTGGTGAGCACATTGTAATCCCAGACAAATTTGGCGGGCAATATGCAAAAATCGGGGTAAGGATAAGGTTTTAGTGTGAATTATTTCGCTTAAATTTCCCCCTGCCAAGTATTCCATGACGTAGAAGGAAATATCATTTTCATCTATGCCATAGTCCCTAACTCGCACGATGTGATTGCTTTTCTCACCAAGCAAAGCGCAAATCGTTGCTTCCCGCTCAAAGCGATCGCGCATTTTTTGGTTCAATAATGTATGGGAGAGAAATTTGACGGCAACGGTTACACCTCCCAATAGCATATCTTTGGCTTGATACACTTGACCCATAGCACCTTTGCCGATCAACTTGACCAGTTGATAGCGATTGGCGAGTAGACGACCTTTGTTAGGGTCTGTGATCATAAGTTCCTTGGTGAGATCCCGAATGTAACGTGTTCATGAATCATTAGTCACTAGTCATCGCTCATTGCTCATTGGTCATTGGTCATTTGTAAATACTAGTAGACTTAATGTGGATCACAAAGGACTAAGGACTAAAGATTAAGGACAAAACTGACTAAGGACTAAACAAGATGAACGCTGGTAGCAACGGTCACAGGCGTACTGCTTTTAAAACTCCCTTAATTCCAGAATACTTCTATTTTTGCTGACGTTCCAAAGTTGCTTCCATTGTGCTACTGAGATAAT includes:
- a CDS encoding DUF2808 domain-containing protein, whose amino-acid sequence is MLSTQSSIKRLISAIALAGCVLTGLSVRSLAQSNPGLVLWSGVKRENILRYHLDFNGAPNYWDRYRLRIPKKKLELGVAQFSISYPDYYDGKFDVDKIEVRVDGKSLPVSEVVWDKENYSVQIYMEEPVPANENVELVFSNVKNPDGGTYYFVCYVLAAGDIPLPTYVGTWIVSIGR
- the pntA gene encoding Re/Si-specific NAD(P)(+) transhydrogenase subunit alpha encodes the protein MTLAIPKEAETSDLQPTKTRMKVGIPKEIYPGECRVAATPDTAKVLQKLGFDVLIESGAGEAANFPDNAYEQAECQIIPDANSLWSEADIVLKVRPPEMHPTLNKHESELLSENGTLISFIWPAQNQELLEQLSTRKATVLAMDAVPRITRAQKMDALSSMANIAGYRAVIEAANNFGRFFTGQITAAGKVPPAKVLVIGAGVAGLAAIGTAKGLGAVVRAFDTRPVVKEQVESMGGEFLELDFKEDGTGSGGYAKVMSKEFIEAEMALFAAQAKEVDIIITTALIPGKKAPLLITEEMVASMKEGSVVVDMAAEQGGNCEVSKANEVYKYKGVTIIGLTDLPSRMATQSSQLYGTNLCHLLKDMGGSENYRVDMEDEVVRGALVLNAGDVTWPPPKRPTPPAPPKPAPEPQTAVTKEESVPETKKSKGIMGLLWPVLVGLALVGLGIGAPPSFLSHFTVFILACFVGWQVIWNVKPALHTPLMSVTNAISGIIIIGGMLQISGAATSPTTILGAIAILVGTINISGGFLVTQRMLKMFQK
- the pntB gene encoding Re/Si-specific NAD(P)(+) transhydrogenase subunit beta yields the protein MSNNLLTVAYIAASALFILSLGGLSNQESARKGNIYGILGMLIAFVATALSSNVTAYLTLGGMILPGVIIGAIVASRVAMTSMPELVAILHSFVGLAAVLVGIANYLQGGESLTGAEVTIHQLEIYIGVFIAAITFTGSVIAFGKLRAIISSKPLMLPARHVLNLAMLGAVIGLGYQFMTAEGTAGLQPLLIMAAIASVLGIHLVAAIGGADMPVVISMLNSYSGWAAAAAGFMLSNDLLIITGALVGSSGAILSYIMCRAMNRSFFSVILGGFGEGAGTTAKAKAGDQPEGQVTETTVEDTVELLQGAKSVMIVPGYGMAVAQAQHPVSDITKILRNAGINVRFGIHPVAGRLPGHMNVLLAEANVPYDIVLEMDEINEDFPETDVVLVIGANDTVNPSAMEDPSSPIAGMPVLEVWKAGTVVVMKRGMSSGYAGVGNPLFFKENTNMLFGDAKTNVSAILGKLVESSRDSAGSSSGKVLATSSAG
- a CDS encoding tetratricopeptide repeat protein — encoded protein: MGFSVDVTSSNYATEVLEKSFEKPVLVDFFATWCGPCQLLKPTLEKLAKEYDFVLAKVDIDRNQDLANNFQIEGVPDVRIVTNGDMIPGFVGVLPEIQLREMLARLNLKSELDIGLEEARVAMASEDIPRAKHLFEQLIANYPEHQNLVIEVANFLVHINEPEEANTLLDTIECNDREYFPRAQAIRALIQFKQQANPIGESELDQLFAQASRLVVEGHYEAALKIFLEIVSKHRNYRDDGARKSMIAVFDVLGNDHPLTKKYQRELMLSLY
- a CDS encoding serine/threonine-protein kinase yields the protein MITDPNKGRLLANRYQLVKLIGKGAMGQVYQAKDMLLGGVTVAVKFLSHTLLNQKMRDRFEREATICALLGEKSNHIVRVRDYGIDENDISFYVMEYLAGGNLSEIIHTKTLSLPRFLHIARQICLGLQCAHQGIVFKGTLTPIVHRDIKPSNILVVEDSSFGELIKILDFGIAKLLQFDGSQTHSFMGTLAYCSPEQMEGKELDKRSDIYSLGVMMFEMLTGHMPILPEDHSFGSWYKAHHFSPPKSFGSINPKLKLPKSLENLIMTCIAKEVSDRPQNVGIILRALDSLNEGHDRGRYLGHRIQTILSEKPLSKATQILPVSGNDICRQTSWPDDKPKASIVFPKIIRTTSTTFPTLWVMLTKEEIDNRQVSTRYNQFLYVMVPHPMVLWITAVHNRYQGACWLPCYLDLKTNHGQNIVRLLGDTGYYRILFFAQSQPEYCANVMTSTIAPAQRQLFIDWANTSKTINSTNQAMLSKGILKQEFEKLKPKILMKLEAAHTDYPTDISG